Proteins co-encoded in one Thamnophis elegans isolate rThaEle1 chromosome 1, rThaEle1.pri, whole genome shotgun sequence genomic window:
- the LOC116514796 gene encoding olfactory receptor 1020-like, with protein MQEGDCSTVTEFILVGFMDHPELQIPLFIIFLLIYLIILVGNIGIIILTKIDARLHTPMYFFLRNLSIVDIGYSTAIAPKLLTTLVIENSTISFTGCTTQFFFFFILVTTEAWLLAVMAYDRFIAICYPLLYFVVMSKKLCTLLVIAAYACGFVNSTVHTIVIFSLKFCNSNRINHFFCDAPPMLQLSCSDTHFARLVIFKASTAVGVTAFLAVLTSYIAIVIAILKISSAHGRYKAFSTCTSHLITVTIFFGAAIFMYVGPGSSFSLDKDKIISIFYTLVISSLNPFIYSLRNKEVKDAIRRMLGKLFLK; from the exons ATGCAAGAAGGTGATTGTAG CACTGTGACTGAGTTCATCCTTGTTGGATTCATGGACCACCCAGAGCTTCAGATCCCCCTCTTCATCATCTTTCTGCTCATCTACCTCATCATACTGGTGGGAAACATTGGGATAATAATTTTAACAAAAATTGATGCTAGGCTTCACACCCCTATGTACTTTTTTCTTAGAAATCTCTCCATTGTAGACATTGGTTACTCTACAGCAATTGCCCCTAAATTGTTGACAACCTTGGTTATTGAAAATTCCACCATCTCCTTCACAGGATGCACCAcacaattcttcttttttttcatccTTGTGACCACCGAAGCTTGGCTTCTGGCTGTGATGGCATATGATCGCTTCATAGCAATCTGCTACCCATTGCTGTATTTTGTTGTCATGTCGAAGAAGCTTTGCACCCTCTTGGTCATAGCTGCCTATGCCTGTGGCTTTGTAAATTCAACAGTACACACCATAGTTATTTTTAGTTTAAAATTCTGCAACTCAAACAGAATTAATCATTTCTTCTGTGATGCTCCTCCAATGCTTCAATTATCCTGTTCAGATACCCACTTTGCTCGCTTAGTGATTTTCAAAGCATCCACTGCTGTTGGAGTGACAGCGTTTCTGGCTGTTTTGACCTCCTACATTGCCATTGTTATTGCCATCCTGAAGATCAGCTCTGCCCACGGAAGATACAAAGCCTTCTCCACCTGTACCTCCCATTTAATCACTGTGACCATTTTCTTTGGAGCTGCCATCTTCATGTATGTAGGACCTGGCTCCAGTTTCTCATTGGATAAAGACAAAATCATATCCATCTTTTATACTCTTGTCATCTCCTCGCTTAATCCATTCATCTACAGTCTGCGGAACAAAGAAGTGAAGGATGCAATTAGAAGAATGTTAGGCAAGTTATTCCTGAAATAA